From a region of the Coffea arabica cultivar ET-39 chromosome 3e, Coffea Arabica ET-39 HiFi, whole genome shotgun sequence genome:
- the LOC140038495 gene encoding zinc finger BED domain-containing protein RICESLEEPER 2-like, with the protein MIEASPLLIEHPPLLTEHPPSPGPRFASADSGEGMSTTDDGESNPSRNELEQEGSSGPLLPSPTTQSCEESSLVKKRGEYKKRSKAWDHFHVKHVNGVRHAICKYYEKDIAADPKSHGTTPLNTHVAKCPLNPKNKHTGQATLCLGETETLEGEVKRALISWKFDTEAIRKSIAYMVIVDELPFKHVEGRGFQYMMRTACPSFRIPSRWTISRDCYQLYLDEKIKLKHLLKNNSGRICLTTDSWTSIQRINYMCLTVHFIDNDWKLNKKILNFCPIASHKGTEVGKAIEKCLLEWGVDDILTVTVDNASSNDVAVSYLRGKLQNWGKAVLGGKWTHVRCVAHIVNLIVNDGIKKLGDSVDCIRAVVRYVRQSPSRLKRFKECVEIEKIECKRLLCLDVSTR; encoded by the exons ATGATCGAGGCTTCACCATTGCTGATCGAGCATCCACCATTGCTGACCGAGCATCCACCATCACCAGGACCACGGTTCGCTAGTGCTGATTCCGGTGAAG GTATGTCTACTACTGATGATGGTGAGAGTAATCCAAGTCGTAATGAGCTGGAACAAGAAGGATCATCTGGACCTCTTCTTCCTAGTCCTACAACACAAAGTTGTGAAGAATCTAGTCTTGTCAAGAAAAGAGGAGAGTACAAGAAGAGGTCCAAAGCTTGGGATCATTTTCATGTAAAGCATGTGAATGGAGTTCGTCATGCAATTTGCAAATACTATGAGAAGGACATAGCTGCAGATCCCAAAAGTCATGGTACGACTCCCCTTAATACTCATGTAGCTAAATGTCCTCTAAATCCTAAAAATAAGCACACTGGCCAAGCTACTTTGTGTTTGGGTGAAACTGAAACATTAGAGGGAGAGGTTAAAAGGGCACTCATAAGTTGGAAATTTGATACGGAAGCCATTAGAAAAAGCATAGCTTATATGGTAATTGTTGATGAGTTGCCATTTAAACATGTAGAGGGTAGAGGTTTTCAATACATGATGCGGACTGCTTGTCCATCATTTAGAATTCCTTCGAGGTGGACTATTTCTAGAGATTGCTATCAGCTGTATTTAGATGAaaaaattaagttgaaacaTCTCTTGAAGAATAACAGTGGCAGAATTTGTCTAACCACAGATTCTTGGACATCCATTCAAAGGATAAACTATATGTGCCTCACTGTCCATTTCATAGATAATGATTGGAAACTGAACAAAAAGATCCTAAATTTCTGTCCTATTGCTAGTCACAAGGGAACTGAAGTTGGTAAGGCCATTGAAAAGTGTCTACTAGAATGGGGAGTTGATGATATCCTAACTGTTACAGTTGACAATGCAAGTTCCAATGATGTAGCTGTCAGCTATTTACGAGGAAAACTTCAAAATTGGGGGAAAGCTGTGTTAGGGGGGAAATGGACTCATGTGAGGTGTGTAGCTCATATAGTGAATCTAATTGTTAATGATGGCATCAAAAAACTTGGGGATTCAGTTGATTGTATCAGGGCAGTAGTTAGATATGTTAGACAGTCACCTTCTAGATTGAAAAGATTCAAGGAGTGtgttgaaattgaaaaaattgaatgCAAAAGATTGCTCTGTTTAGATGTCTCTACTAGGTAG